The proteins below come from a single Desulfovibrio inopinatus DSM 10711 genomic window:
- a CDS encoding carbon starvation CstA family protein has protein sequence MLYFFSCIALLILGYFVYGTLVEKIFSPDSTRVTPAIAMHDGVDYMAMPKWKLILIQVLDIAGIGPIFGPILGALYGPAALVWIVVGCIFAGAVHDYFSGMLSIRNNGASIPEIVGEYMGLSARQVMRVFSFILLMLVGVVFVLSPAKLLTGLTGVHTGIFVACIFGYYFLATILPIDKIIGRIYPFLGALLLCMTVALAIALLGSGHEILPNMDIMTNVNPGDKPIWPLLFITLSCSAISGFHCTQSPLIARCVTDERQGRSVFYGSMIIEGIIGLIWCTLGLSFYNSPEALNAVVAAGSPSAVVAEVSHGLLGSFGGALAIAAVIVLPITSGDTAFRSTRLIVAEAFKVEQGQSSKRLLIAIPLFIIGYLISTQNFSTIWRYFGFANQSLACMMLWTAAVYLAQRAKLHWIATIPATFMTTVCVTFICNAKIGLNLDYSLSVIIGLIAAVTAFGIFMTKYVLGGGGTEPTEIADELS, from the coding sequence ATGCTGTATTTTTTCAGTTGTATAGCCCTGTTGATCCTGGGCTACTTTGTGTACGGAACATTGGTTGAAAAAATCTTCTCCCCCGATTCGACTCGCGTCACTCCCGCCATTGCCATGCATGACGGTGTCGACTACATGGCCATGCCGAAATGGAAATTGATTCTGATCCAGGTCCTCGACATTGCCGGTATCGGTCCTATTTTCGGTCCCATTCTCGGTGCGCTTTATGGTCCAGCCGCGCTTGTCTGGATTGTTGTCGGCTGTATCTTTGCCGGCGCCGTCCATGACTACTTCAGCGGAATGCTATCCATCCGCAATAACGGTGCTTCCATTCCCGAAATTGTTGGTGAATACATGGGCTTGTCTGCCCGTCAGGTGATGCGGGTATTTTCCTTTATTCTGCTCATGCTGGTTGGCGTCGTCTTTGTCCTCAGTCCAGCAAAATTGCTGACTGGCCTGACAGGTGTGCATACTGGCATCTTCGTTGCTTGTATTTTCGGCTACTACTTCCTGGCCACCATCCTTCCCATCGACAAAATTATTGGCCGTATCTATCCATTTCTCGGCGCACTACTGCTGTGTATGACGGTGGCACTCGCCATTGCCTTGCTGGGCAGCGGCCATGAAATTTTGCCGAACATGGACATCATGACCAACGTCAACCCCGGAGACAAACCGATCTGGCCGTTGTTGTTCATCACCCTGTCGTGTTCCGCTATCTCCGGCTTTCACTGCACGCAATCGCCGCTGATAGCTCGTTGCGTCACCGATGAACGCCAAGGTCGGTCCGTCTTCTACGGTTCCATGATCATTGAAGGTATCATCGGATTAATCTGGTGTACGTTGGGACTGTCGTTCTACAACTCTCCGGAAGCTCTGAACGCCGTGGTCGCCGCCGGAAGCCCGTCGGCCGTGGTCGCGGAAGTCTCGCATGGCCTGCTCGGCTCTTTTGGTGGCGCGCTGGCCATCGCCGCCGTCATCGTTCTGCCCATCACCAGTGGGGACACCGCCTTTCGCTCTACAAGGCTCATTGTGGCCGAAGCGTTCAAAGTGGAACAGGGGCAATCGAGCAAACGCTTGCTCATCGCCATTCCGCTGTTCATCATCGGATATCTCATTTCTACACAGAATTTCTCTACCATCTGGCGCTACTTTGGCTTTGCCAATCAGTCGCTGGCCTGCATGATGTTGTGGACCGCCGCGGTCTACCTTGCCCAACGCGCCAAACTGCATTGGATCGCCACGATTCCGGCGACGTTTATGACCACCGTCTGTGTGACCTTTATCTGCAATGCCAAAATCGGACTGAACCTGGATTATTCTCTGTCCGTCATCATCGGCCTTATCGCGGCTGTTACCGCCTTCGGTATCTTCATGACGAAATATGTCCTGGGTGGAGGTGGAACTGAACCAACTGAAATCGCCGATGAACTTAGCTGA
- a CDS encoding LytR/AlgR family response regulator transcription factor, with amino-acid sequence MASPIRTIIVDDELPAQDELRYLLTPHNDIEIIETADNAADAVELIHTHEPDLVFLDIQMPGESGLFVPQAVMDMEDPPLIIFVTAFDEHAIRAFEENAMDYILKPVGKDRLAASLERVRQRMKPDESGQSGETLRKLLAGVGIKPGITRISAEHSGRNILLNPREIIFFTYENRRVYAVTFDNRYACPSDLTLDRLEERLDAFPFFRANRSQLVNLAHVRSYAPWFNGKYILTMNDQTETDVTVNKARVRDFRDAIEL; translated from the coding sequence ATGGCTTCCCCCATTCGTACCATTATTGTTGATGATGAACTTCCGGCACAGGATGAACTCCGTTATCTCCTCACCCCGCACAACGATATTGAAATCATCGAGACTGCCGATAATGCAGCCGATGCCGTGGAATTGATTCACACCCACGAACCAGACCTTGTCTTTCTGGATATCCAAATGCCGGGTGAAAGCGGATTATTCGTTCCTCAGGCGGTGATGGATATGGAAGATCCACCGCTCATCATCTTTGTCACCGCCTTTGACGAACACGCCATCCGGGCGTTTGAAGAAAACGCCATGGATTACATTTTGAAACCCGTTGGCAAAGACCGCCTGGCCGCGAGCTTGGAGCGCGTTCGTCAACGCATGAAACCGGATGAGAGTGGCCAATCCGGCGAAACCCTCCGCAAGCTGCTTGCCGGTGTCGGCATAAAACCAGGCATCACGCGTATCAGTGCCGAGCATAGCGGGCGAAACATCCTTCTCAATCCACGTGAAATCATTTTTTTTACCTATGAAAACCGACGCGTCTACGCGGTAACGTTTGATAATCGGTATGCGTGCCCGTCCGATCTGACGTTAGACCGACTGGAAGAACGACTTGACGCCTTTCCATTCTTCCGGGCAAACCGCTCGCAGCTCGTCAATCTGGCACACGTCCGCTCCTACGCTCCCTGGTTCAATGGGAAATATATACTGACGATGAACGATCAGACAGAAACCGACGTCACCGTCAACAAAGCCCGTGTGCGCGATTTCAGAGACGCCATAGAATTGTAG
- a CDS encoding transposase, with the protein MPRSARFILDDRPAVYHVMSRTALDGYPFGDVEKDYFLALLKRLARVYFCEILGFAIMGNHFHLLVRMTPAASVSEENVCERFKRCYGDTIPFSNARCAELQHKWTSLSEFVGELKQTFSRFYNKRHRRRGTLWGERYKSVLVEDGRTLVHCLAYIDLNPVRAGLVRRPEDYRWSSIGYHLQTNNRDTLLSLDYGLVDWNFDDSTERQRHYRQYLYEVGECSSDTDASIDPEIAERARQADYTYTLHDRLRLRTRWFTDAGIIGSKSFVSRIARELGLPGADTRMPKHVSGLEIYSLRRLSEKLFS; encoded by the coding sequence ATGCCGCGTTCAGCCCGATTTATTCTCGACGATCGTCCAGCCGTGTATCACGTCATGTCTCGCACCGCGCTGGACGGTTATCCCTTTGGCGACGTGGAAAAAGATTATTTTCTCGCCCTGCTGAAGCGACTTGCTCGTGTGTATTTCTGCGAGATCCTCGGATTTGCCATCATGGGGAATCATTTTCATTTATTGGTACGCATGACGCCGGCTGCGTCGGTCTCCGAAGAGAATGTGTGCGAACGATTTAAGCGTTGTTACGGCGATACCATTCCCTTCAGCAACGCCCGATGTGCCGAGTTACAACACAAGTGGACCAGCTTGTCCGAGTTTGTCGGTGAGCTGAAGCAGACGTTTTCCCGATTCTATAACAAGCGTCACCGCCGTCGTGGAACCTTATGGGGCGAGCGTTATAAAAGCGTCCTTGTGGAAGATGGTCGGACACTCGTCCATTGCTTGGCATATATTGATCTCAATCCGGTACGAGCCGGTCTTGTACGTCGTCCCGAGGACTATCGATGGTCTTCGATCGGCTATCATCTCCAAACCAACAATCGAGACACACTGCTCAGCCTTGATTATGGCTTGGTTGACTGGAATTTCGACGACAGCACGGAGCGCCAACGACACTATAGGCAATATCTTTACGAGGTTGGAGAATGCTCTTCAGATACTGACGCCTCCATTGATCCGGAAATTGCCGAACGCGCTCGACAAGCCGACTACACATACACATTGCACGATCGGCTCCGACTGCGAACCCGTTGGTTTACAGATGCCGGGATCATTGGCTCCAAATCTTTTGTCAGCCGTATTGCACGCGAACTCGGCCTTCCCGGAGCCGATACCCGTATGCCTAAGCATGTCTCCGGATTGGAGATATATTCTCTGAGACGTTTATCGGAGAAACTGTTTTCATAA
- a CDS encoding LytS/YhcK type 5TM receptor domain-containing protein has translation MEALNLILVLGERFGLMVGVVFLLLTIMPVQRLHHMPDQFDGRTALLTLIFGLFGILGTYTGNSVFGSVANLRAMVVITAGLFGGPVVGIGSGLIAGAHRILTDINGFSAWPCGIATAMEGIIAGIFCLRLRERSMDWRIATGIAIVGESVHMLLILLLSRPFTEALTLVKIIAPPMLLVNTIGAGLFVEVINLFSRDRERRESLHAQLILDIANTAVRYLRMGLSPETAEATAKIIHFRVGVAAVAITDTCNVLAHVGNGADHHLPGHEIQTYATKHVLETGEPVSIHTAEEIGCTHPNCPMTSAIIVPLTKNGVIIGSLKLYGSARNPLNATLFEVAKGLGNLFSTQLELKDIEIKEQMLAHAEIRRLQAQINPHFLFNSLNTIASFARTNAEKARELLIDLSLYMRRNLDLSRGFIPLSEELEQVRSYLAIEKARFGERIAVEMNIPDDAMNWPIPPLIIQPLVENSIRHGLLPRKKGGAVRLSAVRNNGNLEILVADDGMGMDAATLQCLLAKGGIDSCHDGIGMRNCLSRLEHIYGPQYSPTVHSTPGNGTSILMRIPKQQ, from the coding sequence GTGGAAGCCTTAAATCTTATTCTTGTATTGGGTGAACGCTTCGGCTTGATGGTCGGAGTGGTTTTTCTCCTGCTTACCATCATGCCGGTCCAGCGGCTTCATCACATGCCCGATCAGTTTGACGGCCGTACCGCCTTGCTGACCTTGATATTCGGTTTGTTCGGTATTCTTGGAACGTATACGGGAAACTCGGTCTTTGGATCAGTCGCCAACCTGCGCGCTATGGTTGTTATTACAGCGGGATTATTCGGTGGACCGGTTGTCGGCATAGGGTCTGGACTCATTGCCGGAGCGCACCGCATTCTCACAGACATCAACGGGTTCAGTGCTTGGCCCTGCGGCATTGCCACGGCGATGGAAGGAATTATTGCCGGGATTTTCTGCTTGCGGTTGCGAGAACGGTCCATGGATTGGCGTATTGCTACGGGGATAGCCATCGTTGGTGAAAGCGTGCACATGCTGCTGATTTTGCTGTTGTCACGACCGTTCACTGAAGCCCTGACATTGGTCAAAATCATTGCCCCGCCCATGCTCCTGGTCAACACCATTGGCGCGGGACTCTTTGTGGAAGTCATCAACCTGTTCTCGCGTGATCGGGAACGGCGAGAGTCTCTTCACGCCCAACTTATTTTGGATATTGCCAATACTGCCGTCAGATATTTGCGTATGGGGCTCAGTCCTGAAACTGCGGAAGCCACCGCCAAGATCATCCATTTTCGTGTCGGCGTTGCCGCCGTCGCTATCACAGATACCTGCAATGTGCTTGCTCATGTCGGCAATGGTGCGGACCACCATCTCCCCGGTCACGAAATTCAAACCTACGCGACCAAACATGTGTTGGAAACCGGTGAACCGGTCAGCATCCATACGGCGGAAGAAATCGGCTGTACACATCCGAATTGCCCCATGACGTCGGCCATCATTGTCCCTCTGACCAAAAACGGTGTCATTATCGGGTCTCTCAAGCTCTATGGCAGTGCGAGAAATCCGCTCAATGCAACGCTTTTCGAAGTTGCCAAAGGGCTGGGTAATCTGTTCTCCACGCAACTCGAACTCAAAGATATCGAGATCAAAGAACAGATGTTGGCCCATGCTGAAATCCGTCGCCTCCAAGCCCAAATCAATCCACATTTTTTGTTCAATTCCCTCAATACCATTGCCTCGTTTGCTCGCACCAACGCAGAAAAAGCACGCGAATTACTCATTGACCTGTCGTTGTACATGCGGCGCAATCTCGACTTGAGTCGGGGATTCATCCCCCTGAGCGAAGAGTTGGAGCAAGTTCGTTCCTATCTTGCGATTGAAAAAGCACGCTTTGGCGAACGAATCGCTGTCGAGATGAATATTCCCGACGACGCGATGAATTGGCCGATCCCTCCGTTGATCATTCAGCCGCTTGTGGAAAATTCCATTCGACATGGTTTACTGCCCCGCAAAAAAGGAGGGGCCGTACGATTGAGTGCCGTTCGCAACAACGGGAATCTTGAAATCCTCGTGGCCGACGATGGCATGGGGATGGATGCCGCTACCCTGCAATGCCTTCTTGCCAAAGGCGGAATCGATTCCTGTCATGACGGTATCGGCATGCGAAACTGTTTAAGTCGCTTGGAACATATCTATGGACCGCAATACAGCCCCACTGTACACAGCACTCCGGGGAACGGAACCAGTATCCTCATGCGTATCCCCAAACAGCAGTGA
- a CDS encoding radical SAM protein, translating into MFPGYRNLHHQGLLAQRAAKALTRLGSCRLCPQSCGVNRKASETGVCSTGRHAMVANAMLHFGEEIPLVGEKGSGTIFFCGCNIGCVFCQNSSISRTTQGCQETPAEDLASIMLDLAAQGAHNINLVTPSHVVPQILEAVNIAASQGLNIPLVYNSGGYDSVETLALLDGVVDIYMPDLKFYDQNVSARLCQAPDYPAVARATVKEMQRQVGDLIITDGIATKGLLVRHLVLPSGLAGTAEWMRFLVSEVSPHVYVNLMDQYYPCAEAEYHPDINRPLHPEEFTLAQEHAERAGISRLHEADAAMLARLIRLFSSSRSKER; encoded by the coding sequence ATGTTTCCTGGATATAGAAACCTTCATCACCAAGGCCTGCTGGCTCAACGTGCCGCCAAAGCACTGACACGCCTTGGATCATGTCGACTGTGCCCACAATCTTGCGGGGTCAACCGCAAAGCAAGCGAAACAGGCGTTTGTTCGACCGGCCGACATGCAATGGTCGCTAACGCTATGCTCCACTTCGGTGAAGAAATCCCTCTTGTTGGTGAAAAGGGTTCGGGCACGATCTTTTTTTGCGGATGCAATATCGGCTGCGTCTTTTGCCAAAACAGTTCTATCAGCCGCACTACACAAGGATGCCAGGAAACACCCGCTGAAGACCTTGCCAGCATCATGCTGGATTTAGCTGCTCAAGGCGCACACAACATCAACCTGGTCACTCCATCACATGTTGTTCCCCAAATCCTTGAAGCTGTGAATATTGCAGCATCACAGGGCCTCAATATCCCACTCGTCTATAATAGCGGGGGATACGACAGCGTGGAGACGCTGGCCTTGCTTGATGGTGTCGTGGATATTTACATGCCGGACCTCAAATTCTACGACCAGAATGTGTCCGCACGTTTATGCCAAGCCCCCGACTACCCTGCAGTTGCCCGGGCAACAGTCAAAGAAATGCAACGCCAGGTTGGTGACCTCATCATAACGGACGGAATCGCCACCAAAGGCCTCCTGGTCCGTCATCTCGTCTTACCCAGTGGCCTTGCTGGAACAGCGGAGTGGATGCGATTTCTTGTGTCGGAGGTGTCACCCCATGTATACGTCAACCTCATGGACCAGTATTATCCATGCGCCGAAGCCGAATACCATCCCGACATCAACCGTCCACTACACCCAGAAGAATTCACTTTAGCACAAGAACACGCTGAAAGAGCAGGTATCTCTCGGCTTCATGAGGCAGATGCCGCCATGCTCGCACGTCTTATTCGGTTGTTTTCCTCCTCTCGCAGCAAAGAACGATGA
- a CDS encoding glutamine synthetase family protein — protein MAVFNCKNADDVLKAVKDYNISFVQFWFIDVLGTLKSFQITPRELESAFEEGMGFDGSSITGFTKIQESDMVAFPDPTTFQLVAWRPTDRPVARLFCDVRNPDGTPYTSDPRYVLRKMLKKAEDMGYTSYVGPELEFFLFANSSEPITLDVGGYFDAPPLDLANDVRRDIIFALESMGIAVEYSHHEVAPSQHEIDLRYAEGMAMADIATTYRVVVKEVARKHGCYATFMPKPLFGENGSGMHVHQSLFKGSKNAFFDESSPTHMSKEGRSYIAGLLKHAKEFVCVTNQWVNSYKRLVPGYEAPVYIAWAQRNRSALVRVPMYKPGKEAATRVELRSPDPACNLYLAFAVMLGAGLKGIEEGYELAAPVEDNIFSMTESEMSSRGIDALPGSLNEAVVTLESSELMKEVLGEKLHAALVENKKEEWDNYRMQITEYELERYLPSL, from the coding sequence ATGGCGGTATTCAATTGTAAAAACGCTGACGATGTGCTCAAAGCCGTAAAGGACTATAACATTTCGTTTGTCCAATTTTGGTTCATTGATGTGCTTGGTACACTGAAAAGCTTCCAAATCACGCCGCGTGAGCTTGAGTCGGCGTTTGAAGAAGGAATGGGGTTTGACGGCTCGTCAATCACGGGATTCACCAAAATCCAGGAAAGCGATATGGTCGCGTTTCCTGATCCCACCACCTTTCAGCTTGTCGCCTGGCGGCCGACAGACCGTCCTGTTGCACGACTTTTCTGCGATGTCAGAAATCCCGACGGAACCCCGTACACGTCGGACCCTCGGTATGTTCTGCGTAAAATGCTGAAAAAAGCTGAGGACATGGGCTATACGTCTTATGTTGGCCCGGAACTGGAATTCTTCCTCTTTGCCAACTCATCCGAGCCGATCACGCTGGATGTAGGCGGCTATTTCGATGCCCCACCACTTGACTTGGCCAATGACGTTCGCCGGGATATCATTTTCGCTCTTGAATCCATGGGCATCGCTGTGGAATACAGCCACCACGAAGTCGCTCCCTCTCAACACGAAATCGACCTGCGCTACGCCGAAGGCATGGCCATGGCCGATATCGCCACAACGTATCGTGTCGTTGTCAAAGAAGTCGCGCGTAAACATGGATGTTATGCGACCTTCATGCCCAAACCCTTATTCGGGGAAAATGGATCGGGCATGCATGTGCACCAGTCGCTTTTCAAAGGTTCCAAAAACGCCTTTTTCGACGAGAGCTCACCGACACACATGTCCAAAGAAGGCCGAAGCTATATTGCCGGTCTGCTCAAGCATGCGAAAGAATTCGTCTGCGTGACCAACCAATGGGTCAACTCCTACAAACGCCTTGTGCCGGGATACGAAGCTCCTGTCTATATTGCCTGGGCTCAACGCAACCGTTCGGCACTTGTTCGCGTGCCCATGTACAAGCCAGGCAAAGAAGCGGCAACCCGCGTAGAACTCCGCAGCCCCGACCCGGCCTGCAACCTCTACCTTGCCTTTGCCGTCATGCTGGGTGCCGGTCTCAAAGGGATTGAAGAAGGTTATGAACTGGCCGCTCCGGTTGAAGATAATATCTTCAGCATGACAGAATCAGAAATGTCTTCGCGAGGAATCGATGCGCTGCCGGGTAGCCTGAATGAAGCGGTCGTAACGCTTGAATCGTCCGAACTCATGAAAGAAGTTCTGGGTGAAAAACTTCATGCGGCACTTGTCGAGAACAAGAAGGAAGAATGGGATAATTATCGCATGCAGATCACCGAATACGAACTCGAACGATATCTGCCCTCCCTGTAA
- a CDS encoding efflux RND transporter permease subunit: MNLAAWCIKNDRTAFALFALILLAGMMSFVSISRSEDPDFTIRVAVIVTPFPGAAPKRVEELVTDKIEEKIREMPQVKNIQSQSMTGVSVVRVEFQHRYKDMGPIWQKMRNKVDDAAALLPPEAGRPQVNDEYGDVYGILIAVTGSEYSMRELKDVADNARDILKKVKGVGKVERVGVIDERVFVEFSNARLAEFGFTPYQLAAAIDTQNAITPGGDVIDGPERIGIEPTGVITNLDELRNLSLRLPGKDYGVALSDVASISRGYVDPPDTLVRYNGQPAILLGISMVKGGNIMELGERVTTALQTVESETPLGIDLNVFMYQPEHVERAVSDFMMNLLESFGFVFVVMLIFAGWRIGLIAGSLVPMAMLACLALMPMFDVGLQRISIASLIISLGILVDNGVVVSENILVRLVSGQDRYAAVTEAVQELWMPLMAASLTTIFAFLPIPLAQSEVGEYCASIFVVVTLTLGASWLLSLTMVPMLCYRFLKPKVITEHPDSMLMRFYRWILGLALRNKTLFLLFVGVACAVAIWGFQFVPKMFFPPNERPQLLIDFWQPYGTDVMETSRRAALLEEFLLQDPETKSVGSFVGFGGPRWDLTLFLEEQNTSLATMVVNTKTIDGVDGLLERADQHLKRTFPDASYSLKKLMNGPPVGAAVQIRLSGEDIPSLYRIRDRIAALLKERSDITRVWDDWGEWTKKLVLNVDQERGRKAGLSSEDIALSMMTETTGLHASDYREGDTIIPILLRSEQSLRHEPDRLVGLNVYAQNAGAGAWHSVPLLQVADPELVWQPSNIRRRDQTRTITIKADVAAGAFASQVLADVAPQIDAMRSQPDWPTGFFVEYGGEHEKSDESQASINANMPLAMGLLVLTLIAQFNSLRRPIIILLTLPPMICGITAGMLLTNAPFGFMAMLGMISLLGIIVNNAIMLIDRIEILRGQGMSVADAVYLAAQQRVRPILMTTITTVIGMLPLSLQGGEMWRPMANCIISGLSFATVLTLLLCPVLYMVFMGRDTRPVQNAE; the protein is encoded by the coding sequence GTGAATCTGGCTGCCTGGTGCATTAAAAACGATAGAACGGCATTTGCGTTATTTGCTCTTATTCTTCTTGCCGGGATGATGTCGTTTGTCAGTATATCGCGAAGTGAAGACCCGGATTTTACCATTCGGGTTGCGGTTATTGTGACCCCTTTTCCCGGTGCTGCGCCCAAACGGGTTGAAGAGCTTGTCACAGACAAGATCGAAGAAAAGATCCGTGAAATGCCGCAGGTGAAGAATATCCAATCACAATCCATGACCGGTGTCTCGGTCGTGCGTGTGGAATTTCAGCACCGATACAAAGACATGGGGCCGATTTGGCAAAAAATGCGGAACAAAGTCGATGATGCAGCCGCATTACTCCCGCCTGAAGCGGGTCGACCTCAGGTCAATGATGAGTACGGCGATGTCTATGGCATTTTGATTGCCGTGACCGGTTCGGAATATTCCATGCGAGAATTGAAGGACGTGGCGGACAATGCGCGTGATATTCTGAAAAAAGTCAAAGGCGTCGGCAAGGTCGAACGTGTTGGTGTCATCGATGAACGCGTTTTTGTGGAATTTTCCAACGCGAGATTGGCGGAATTCGGATTTACTCCATATCAACTTGCCGCGGCCATTGATACGCAAAACGCCATTACGCCGGGCGGAGATGTCATTGATGGTCCGGAGCGCATCGGTATCGAACCGACCGGGGTCATCACCAATCTCGATGAATTACGAAACCTGTCCTTGCGCCTGCCTGGCAAAGACTATGGCGTAGCACTATCTGATGTCGCCAGCATCTCTCGTGGGTATGTCGACCCGCCCGATACGCTGGTTCGCTACAATGGTCAGCCCGCGATACTGCTCGGTATCAGCATGGTGAAAGGCGGCAATATCATGGAGCTTGGAGAACGTGTCACCACGGCGCTCCAAACGGTTGAATCCGAGACACCGCTCGGCATCGACCTGAATGTCTTTATGTACCAGCCTGAACACGTTGAACGAGCTGTGTCCGACTTCATGATGAATCTCTTGGAGTCGTTCGGGTTTGTTTTCGTTGTCATGCTTATCTTTGCCGGGTGGCGTATCGGGCTGATCGCCGGTTCGCTTGTTCCGATGGCCATGTTGGCCTGTTTGGCGCTGATGCCGATGTTCGATGTCGGTCTGCAGCGTATTTCCATTGCATCGCTTATTATTTCTCTTGGGATTCTGGTGGATAACGGGGTCGTCGTCAGTGAGAATATTCTTGTCCGTCTTGTTTCTGGACAAGATCGGTATGCGGCGGTGACGGAGGCGGTTCAGGAACTGTGGATGCCGCTGATGGCAGCATCGTTGACCACCATATTTGCATTTCTTCCCATTCCGTTGGCGCAAAGTGAAGTCGGGGAGTATTGCGCATCCATTTTTGTCGTGGTGACGCTGACACTTGGAGCTTCTTGGTTGCTTTCGCTGACCATGGTGCCGATGCTCTGCTACCGCTTCCTCAAGCCCAAAGTGATAACCGAGCATCCCGATTCCATGCTCATGCGATTCTATCGCTGGATACTCGGCTTAGCACTTCGTAATAAAACGCTTTTTCTGCTCTTTGTCGGTGTGGCCTGCGCCGTTGCTATTTGGGGGTTCCAGTTTGTTCCTAAAATGTTTTTTCCTCCCAATGAGCGACCTCAACTTTTGATTGATTTTTGGCAACCCTACGGTACCGATGTCATGGAAACATCACGTCGTGCCGCATTGTTGGAAGAGTTTTTATTACAGGATCCTGAGACTAAATCCGTGGGTTCGTTTGTCGGATTTGGCGGCCCGCGTTGGGATTTGACCTTATTTCTTGAAGAGCAAAATACAAGTCTGGCTACCATGGTGGTCAATACGAAGACTATCGACGGAGTGGACGGCCTGCTTGAGCGTGCTGATCAGCATTTGAAGCGTACCTTTCCCGATGCATCGTATAGTCTGAAAAAATTGATGAATGGTCCACCCGTTGGCGCTGCCGTGCAGATTCGGCTGTCTGGTGAGGATATTCCTTCATTGTACCGCATACGAGACCGTATCGCCGCTTTGTTGAAAGAGCGATCCGATATTACCCGCGTGTGGGACGACTGGGGAGAATGGACGAAAAAACTTGTCCTTAATGTGGACCAGGAACGCGGGCGCAAAGCCGGTCTGTCGAGCGAAGACATCGCCCTGTCTATGATGACGGAAACAACCGGATTGCACGCTTCCGATTATCGCGAGGGCGATACGATTATTCCCATTTTGCTGCGCAGTGAACAGTCCTTGCGTCATGAACCTGATCGGTTGGTCGGGCTTAACGTCTATGCCCAAAACGCTGGAGCTGGGGCTTGGCATAGTGTCCCCTTGTTGCAGGTCGCTGATCCAGAACTGGTCTGGCAACCGTCCAATATTCGCCGTCGCGACCAGACGCGTACTATCACTATTAAAGCCGACGTCGCTGCTGGCGCTTTTGCATCGCAAGTGCTGGCCGACGTTGCACCACAAATCGATGCCATGCGCTCTCAGCCAGATTGGCCAACCGGATTTTTTGTGGAGTATGGCGGGGAACATGAGAAGAGTGATGAATCGCAGGCGAGTATCAATGCCAATATGCCTTTGGCCATGGGCTTACTTGTTTTGACGCTTATCGCGCAATTTAACTCGCTTCGTCGACCCATTATCATTCTCCTGACATTGCCGCCCATGATCTGCGGTATTACTGCCGGCATGCTGTTGACCAATGCACCGTTCGGATTCATGGCTATGCTGGGCATGATCAGTTTACTCGGCATTATCGTCAACAATGCCATCATGCTCATTGATCGTATCGAAATACTGCGTGGCCAAGGAATGTCCGTGGCTGATGCCGTCTATCTTGCCGCGCAACAACGCGTGCGTCCTATTCTCATGACGACGATTACCACGGTCATCGGGATGCTTCCGTTGTCGCTGCAAGGAGGGGAAATGTGGCGCCCCATGGCGAACTGCATCATTTCGGGGTTGTCCTTTGCCACCGTCCTGACACTACTCCTCTGTCCTGTCCTTTATATGGTTTTTATGGGGCGAGACACACGCCCTGTGCAGAACGCGGAATAG